One Vicia villosa cultivar HV-30 ecotype Madison, WI linkage group LG5, Vvil1.0, whole genome shotgun sequence genomic window, AGtaatgggtagatagttgatTACAAACATATGCAGATCCATATTCTGGTATAATCATACACTCATTCAAATTTCAACTATTATTGCCATGTACATAAAAAAGGGCCATGTTACATTCGGTACAAAATTACACAGTGTAGAATACACattaaattttcttcatcttccttTACCAAGTCTCCTTCGGTTTCACTTTGCTCGCCTGTCTTCGAGTCTCGCCTTCCATGGTCCTACCTCTGAGTCATGCTTCAAAACATAGGAAAACTCACCAAGCTCGGTATCTAAACTAACTGCATATACCGAACAGCCCTGCATCAATAAGAAAAAAACTAGTTCAGATACTCAAGCTAATTCAAATTGTGCACGTTTCAAAGGTAAATCGAACCGGTTCAACTACACAATGTTATCATCCAGAACAGTCCCATATTGCATCAAGAGATCCCTGCATATACACACTAAAATCATAACAGAATCCCTACACAATTACCATTCAAACCTGCCGCCATACACATATTCATGATCAGTTCAAGACAACTTCAAATCAACTCATACAGTTCCAAAACCAATACAAAAGCAGAGGAAGCAACTAACTGTTTTCATAATTTACAACAGAAAAACAATCTTGAAACTAACATTTCTCCTACACAGTCCCTACATCAATTAACCAATTACCTTCAAGCTTTCTGCACCTGATCAAAACCTACCACACCATTCAAAATATCAGAGCCTGTCACATTCAAACTTCACACTTCAAAAAGCCAAAAATTCAGAACAAATACAAAGGCAGTCCCACACTTTCATTcataacaaaaaataaacaacTCCATACATTCATACAAGTTCATTCCTATCAAACAGACCCAACTTTCATAACTACCTcctaacaaactttcaaacatctCTAACAGAATTCCCAAACTAATCATAACTACCTAAGACAATCCAAACCTCTTTTAACAAATTCCTAACAGATTCTTTACAACACCCTAACTGTTCTAACTAACCTaacagttttgaaaacagaatTCATAACCAACTCCTAACCCTCATAATCAACTCTCAATCTCACCCTTCAATCTCATAACCGAAAAATTCAATCCAAGGGCTCTCATCCTTCTCACTCTAACTAACATTCATCTTCACTTCAACTATATAAACTGaacaccatcatcttcatcaaggacTCACGCCATTTCCTCCATTCTCTCTCCACCTTCATCTCTTCTCTCTGCTCCACATACGCCATTTTCACCCTCCATAATTCACACACGCCATTTTCTGATACCATCACCTTCACTATACGCTCAAATATCACCATTGTTGCTAGAGTTTCAACCTCTGAAGCTCTAACAACTGAGCTGAACCTTCATCCTTAACTCCATATCTCAATAGCACACTCCTTCGATTCAACTCACAACAAACTCACACTCTCCCAATTTCACTCATTCTCACGCAATAACACGACAACGCAGAAGAGAAATCGCACACAAAAAGAAGAATCGAAGAAGAGAAGAATGAGAAGCAAGAGGAATAAACAGTAAAGGAATTCGAAGCCGGTACCTGTTCGGAGTAGCCTCTGGTATTTTCTTCTCCATTTAAGCGTCTTCAAGAATCGTCACCACCGGTAAGTTTTCTGATTGATCACTCTCGCACATTACCTGCTAGATTCTTGGCACCATTGCGTAGATTAAGCCTCCACAGTTATTTTCCCCAAGGTCTTGATGTCTTCTCGGTCGCCGTCGTCACGTAATTCGAATTTCTAGAACCTAGGGTTTCGGGAGGGAATTCATCGGTCCGGCCAAATGAAGGATTTTCTGGGCAATCTACGGACATAATTGATCTCAGGGCTTAATTTTAGGTTAGGTTTACGTTTAGGTTGAGTTGATTGAGGGAGATTAGAGACGGCGGCGAAGGCGGTGGTGTTTCCGCCGGAAATCGCAAGGGAAGAGAGATACGAAAGCGAGAGATAAGAAGGAACATGAAGAGTCACAACTTTGACTCTGGACTCCGACTTCATGAAACGCACTGTTTCCCTTGAAAcctcttctttttatttatttatttatttatttttaattcgttTTTTTCATTAAACCAAAGTCTAATAAAAATCTGAAAACAATCAACTTGGACCTTACACGAGACAAGGCGATTATATCTTGGTTAGTAACCCCATTTTTCTCCTCATTTACATATTTCTTCAGCCATATGGGAAACTCTGTATGTATGCGTCCAGATGAATCTTCTATATTTATAGAGTGGTTCTCTAAAAATATGCTGAAATCAATCACACGATTCATAAGTAAATATCTATTATGATGTCTATCAAGAATTTGATTGAATATATTATGATGCAtacttactcaagatatggtttaATCTCCTCACAATTTATCAAGACATGCACATGTGAAGACTTCCATTCTTTATCTGATAGAAAATACTTTCCCGACTTCCCACTTGGTCGACCGCCACTTTGTAGGATTGACATTGTAGGTGGAATGTCATCATTGTCCGAACGAGGATTGTTACTAATATTTGTAGTTGGCAACAAATGGAAAGAGTTGAAATAATGAGAACAAAAGTAATTTGTCTCGCGATGTATATAATCAGTGCATATGGAACCTTCAACTCTTGCCTTATTTGTCACTGCCCTCTTTGAGACTCCCATAAATCTGCACATTCAACCATTCCATGTTTATTAAATTATGATAAACATGCAATCACTTAATAaaatcaaccacaacatttaccTTTCGAATGGATACATCCATCGGTACTGTACAGGACCACCTAGAATTGCTTCTTTGGCAAGATGGATTGGAAGATGCTCCATTGAGTCAAAGAAACCCGGTGGAAAAATCCTTTCTAACTTGCATATGATAATTGGAATGTTCTCATCCAACTTAACTAAGTCGTCCATCCTCAATGTGTTGCAACAAAGATCTTTAAAGAATCGACTTAGCTCAGTTAATGGTTTCCAAACCAAATCCGGCAGTGAATGGAATGCAATTGGGAGTAAACACTCCATGAAAACATGGCAATCATGGCTCTTCATCCCATGCACCGTACCCTTTTCGACATTGGCACACCTACTAAGGTTTGAAGCATATCCATCTGGCATTCTCAATTCTTTAAGCCATTTGCAAACCAACTTGGCTTCAGATTTGGAGAGAGTGTAGCTAGCCTTGGGTTTACCATTCTTTCCGTTTTCTAAGGGTTGGAGCTCCAAGTCCCCGCGAAAGCATAATTTAGCCAAGTCTTCTCTCGCCTTTTCGTTATCCTTTGTTTTGTCCTTAACATTCATGACTGTGTTAAATATATTATCAAAGACATTTTTTTCTATGTGCATCACATCAAGGTTATGCCTTAACAAGTTATCCTTCCAATATGGAAGAtcccaaaaaatacttcgcttttTCCAATTATGATCCACTCCATACCCTTCGAACTCTTTCCATTTTGCTTCCCATCCAATTTCAGTCACTTTTGGAAAATTACTTATTACCGACCATATATCTTCTCCTGTGGTAATGGGAGGTGGCTCATCTGTCACAACCCTATTTTTTAGAAAACTTCTTTTACTCCTCCTGAAGGAGTGATTAGCTGGCAAGAAACGACGATGACAGTCAAACCAAGAATTCTTACGGCCACGTTTCAAGGTGAAAGCATTGGTGTGTTCCATACAATGAGGGCATGCCAATTTACCTTGTGTACTCCATCCAGATAACATACCATAGGCCGGAAAATCATTGATTGTCCACATCAAGCAAGCTTTCATGATGAAGTTTTGTTTTGTAGATATATCATAGGTCAATATTCCATTGGACCATAATCGACGTAGATCATCAATCAATGGTTGCAAGTAGACGTCTATCTTCAATTTAGGGTTTTTAGGTCCAGGTACGAGACAAGCCAAAAACAAGTACGGTTTGGTCATGCACATTTCAGGGGGAAGATTGTATGGAGTAACTATTATTGGCCAACATGAGTATGGAGAAGCAGACGCTTGAATGTAAGGAGTAAATCCATCTGAACATAGACCCAATCTTACATTTCTAGGTTCCCTAGCAAAGTCAGGATATACACTATCAAAGTGCTTCCAAGCTATTCCATCTGACGGGTGGCGAAGGATGTTGGAACTATTTTTGTTCATATGATGCCATCTCATTTCAGATGCCGACTCAGTTGATGCATACAATCTTTGTAATCTGGGAATGATTGGAAAG contains:
- the LOC131601558 gene encoding uncharacterized protein LOC131601558, whose protein sequence is MDRSWMYDRVYSNRHGLKEEYVRGVKDFVKKALIQPICKSEGGIRCPCINCKCLKIKTPTNVRLHLYRDGFQPNYCIWTQHGEVELNVDIRDGSDSNEHVHHDNRLEAMTQMVHDAFRPYGGFSHVNDNSEDEYFTEDEFPNEDAKRFYDKLISFNKPIYEGATQSILSISTQLLEIRSNWHVPQKGLDFVAQMLKSVCPVQKCLPENYYQATQLVSKLGLKVEKIDCCTNGCMLYYKDDSKLIECRFCNAPRFIPRKTGMGKYKDIPVKRMFYFPIIPRLQRLYASTESASEMRWHHMNKNSSNILRHPSDGIAWKHFDSVYPDFAREPRNVRLGLCSDGFTPYIQASASPYSCWPIIVTPYNLPPEMCMTKPYLFLACLVPGPKNPKLKIDVYLQPLIDDLRRLWSNGILTYDISTKQNFIMKACLMWTINDFPAYGMLSGWSTQGKLACPHCMEHTNAFTLKRGRKNSWFDCHRRFLPANHSFRRSKRSFLKNRVVTDEPPPITTGEDIWSVISNFPKVTEIGWEAKWKEFEGYGVDHNWKKRSIFWDLPYWKDNLLRHNLDVMHIEKNVFDNIFNTVMNVKDKTKDNEKAREDLAKLCFRGDLELQPLENGKNGKPKASYTLSKSEAKLVCKWLKELRMPDGYASNLSRCANVEKGTVHGMKSHDCHVFMECLLPIAFHSLPDLVWKPLTELSRFFKDLCCNTLRMDDLVKLDENIPIIICKLERIFPPGFFDSMEHLPIHLAKEAILGGPVQYRWMYPFERFMGVSKRAVTNKARVEGSICTDYIHRETNYFCSHYFNSFHLLPTTNISNNPRSDNDDIPPTMSILQSGGRPSGKSGKYFLSDKEWKSSHVHVLINCEEIKPYLDIFLENHSINIEDSSGRIHTEFPIWLKKYVNEEKNGVTNQDIIALSRVRSKLIVFRFLLDFGLMKKTN